One Aythya fuligula isolate bAytFul2 unplaced genomic scaffold, bAytFul2.pri scaffold_31_arrow_ctg1_3, whole genome shotgun sequence DNA window includes the following coding sequences:
- the LOC116501547 gene encoding C5a anaphylatoxin chemotactic receptor 1-like has protein sequence MTPSWDLGTDYADLELNFTAPAFEEAPGLPPAIGAALGLDALAFLLGVPGNVAVIWVSGVTLRRTVNGVWFLNLAVADLLSCLALPFLALPLTQDHHWPLGGFACKLLPSLTILNMFASVLLLTAISADRCAVATRWWHRTPRRARRLSGALWVLAFLLSLPSFLLRTLRRDPFSEKTTCGLDYAALGRGAELGLAALRLFAGFLGPVVAMAGFYGWLLARGHPATRPVTTVVALVGCFVGCWLPYHAVLVALALYAPGAAPYKRALGAQPLAIAFAHLNGALNPLLYVLLGRGRARSLGGRLAWVLRDGDPPGDPSPCTTEDVV, from the coding sequence ATGACGCCTTCGTGGGACCTCGGCACCGACTACGCCGACCTCGAGCTCAACTTCACCGCCCCGGCTTTCGAGgaggccccggggctgcccccggccaTCGGGGCAGCTTTGGGGCTGGACGCTTTGGCTTTTCTCCTGGGGGTCCCGGGGAACGTCGCCGTCATCTGGGTGAGCGGCGTCACCCTCCGGCGCACGGTCAACGGCGTCTGGTTCCTCAACCTGGCGGTGGCCGACCTCCTCTCCTGCTTGGCCTTGCCCTTCCTGGCCCTCCCACTGACCCAGGACCACCACTGGCCCTTGGGGGGCTTCGCCTGCaagctcctgccctccctcacCATCCTCAACATGTTCGCCAGCGTCTTGCTCTTGACGGCCATCAGCGCCGACCGCTGCGCCGTGGCCACGCGCTGGTGGCACCGGACTCCCCGGAGGGCGCGGAGGCTCAGCGGGGCGCTGTGGGTGCTGGCcttcctcctcagcctcccctccttcctcctccgcACCCTGCGCCGCGACCCCTTCTCCGAGAAGACCACGTGCGGCCTAGACTACGCCGCGCTTGGCCGCGGCGCCGAGCTCGGCCTGGCCGCCCTCCGCCTCTTCGCCGGCTTCCTCGGCCCCGTGGTGGCCATGGCGGGCTTCTACGGGTGGCTGCTGGCCCGCGGCCACCCCGCCACGAGGCCGGTGACCACCGTGGTGGCCTTGGTGGGCTGCTTCGTGGGCTGCTGGTTGCCCTACCACGCCGTCTTGGTGGCCCTGGCGCTCTACGCGCCCGGCGCGGCGCCCTACAAGCGGGCCTTGGGCGCCCAACCGTTGGCCATCGCCTTCGCCCACCTCAACGGCGCCCTCAACCCCCTCCTCTACGTGCTGTTGGGTCGGGGGCGCGCCCGTTCCCTTGGGGGGCGCCTGGCGTGGGTGCTGCGGGacggggacccccccggtgACCCCAGTCCTTGTACCACCGAGGATGTGGTGTAG
- the LOC116501551 gene encoding C5a anaphylatoxin chemotactic receptor 1-like isoform X2 — MDFQSYNYSNYSGMEDYSFEDFGDYEVPASHRAVLALYTIIFLLGVLGNAAVIWVSGFELRRTVNGVWFLNLAVADLLCCLALPFLALPLAQDHHWPLGGFACKLLPSLTILNMFASVLLLMAISADRCALVMRPVWCQNHRTLAVARGACVAAWVLAFLLTLPSFIFRDARRDPISDKTTCVLEYAAVGRHQRLTELLIAVSRFIFGFLVPFVVISVCYGLLLARVHSKRFTRSKKATRLVLVVIVSFFACWLPFHVVGLILASAPSYSALFKSAVAVDPVATGVAYINSCINPVIYVVMGQDFKDKCQRSWRAVLRGVMSEDLSGSTLGDSRVKTKSTADDQSVSTNV; from the coding sequence ATGGACTTCCAGAGCTACAACTACTCCAACTACTCCGGCATGGAGGACTACAGCTTCGAAGATTTCGGCGACTACGAGGTCCCCGCCAGCCACCGCGCCGTCCTGGCGCTCTACACCATCATCTTCCTCCTGGGCGTGCTGGGCAACGCCGCCGTCATCTGGGTGAGCGGCTTCGAGCTGCGGCGCACGGTCAACGGCGTCTGGTTCCTCAACCTGGCGGTGGCCGACCTCCTCTGCTGCTTGGCCTTGCCCTTCCTGGCCCTCCCGCTGGCCCAGGACCACCACTGGCCCTTGGGGGGCTTCGCCTGCaagctcctgccctccctcacCATCCTCAACATGTTCGCCAGCGTCTTGCTCCTGATGGCCATCAGCGCCGACCGCTGCGCCCTGGTGATGCGGCCGGTCTGGTGCCAAAACCACCGGACCCTGGCGGTGGCCCGGGGGGCTTGCGTGGCCGCGTGGGTGCTGGccttcctcctcaccctccCCTCCTTCATCTTCCGCGATGCACGGCGGGACCCCATCTCCGACAAGACGACGTGCGTCTTGGAATACGCCGCGGTCGGGCGGCACCAGCGCCTCACCGAGCTCCTCATCGCCGTCTCCCGCTTCATCTTCGGCTTCCTCGTGCCCTTCGTGGTCATCTCCGTCTGCTacgggctgctgctggcccgcGTCCACAGCAAGCGCTTCACCCGCTCCAAGAAGGCCACCAGGCTCGTCCTGGTGGTCATCGTCAGCTTCTTCGCCTGCTGGCTGCCCTTCCACGTGGTGGGGCTCATCCTGGCCTCCGCCCCGTCCTACAGCGCCTTGTTCAAGAGCGCGGTGGCCGTGGACCCGGTGGCCACCGGGGTGGCCTACATCAACAGCTGCATCAACCCCGTCATCTACGTGGTGATGGGCCAGGACTTCAAGGACAAGTGCCAGCGCTCCTGGCGCGCCGTGCTGCGCGGCGTGATGAGCGAGGACCTCTCCGGCAGCACCCTGGGCGACAGCCGCGTCAAGACCAAGTCCACCGCGGACGACCAGAGCGTCAGCACCAACGTCTGA
- the LOC116501551 gene encoding C5a anaphylatoxin chemotactic receptor 1-like isoform X1 — protein sequence MRFWGERRRIGVWGAARGGQRLGAVPRGDGTRTGPGCSGHHLGFPPPPKKYKINKNNKKTHRIWGFTTPISSHFGSPPHPALVAPPPLPLHRRHKTALPRGPHPSSSAPGERPQPAGTRCTMDFQSYNYSNYSGMEDYSFEDFGDYEVPASHRAVLALYTIIFLLGVLGNAAVIWVSGFELRRTVNGVWFLNLAVADLLCCLALPFLALPLAQDHHWPLGGFACKLLPSLTILNMFASVLLLMAISADRCALVMRPVWCQNHRTLAVARGACVAAWVLAFLLTLPSFIFRDARRDPISDKTTCVLEYAAVGRHQRLTELLIAVSRFIFGFLVPFVVISVCYGLLLARVHSKRFTRSKKATRLVLVVIVSFFACWLPFHVVGLILASAPSYSALFKSAVAVDPVATGVAYINSCINPVIYVVMGQDFKDKCQRSWRAVLRGVMSEDLSGSTLGDSRVKTKSTADDQSVSTNV from the exons ATGAGATTTTGGGGTGAAAGGAGGAGAATTGGGGTCTGGGGGGCTGCTCGGGGAGGGCAGCGGCTGGGCGCAGTGCCCCGCGGCGATGGGACGCGGACGGGACCAGGATGCTCAGGGCACCACCTtggatttcccccccccccaaaaaaatataaaataaataaaaataataaaaaaacccacagaattTGGGGTTTCACCACCCCCATTTCCTCCCATTTCGGGTCGCCACCCCACCCAGCCCTGGTGGCCCCGCCACCGCTTCCTCTTCACCGCCGGCATAAAACCGCGCTGCCCCGCGGCCCCCATCCTTCGTCCTCAGCGCCGGGAGAGCGGCCGCAGCCCGCGGGGACCAG GTGCACGATGGACTTCCAGAGCTACAACTACTCCAACTACTCCGGCATGGAGGACTACAGCTTCGAAGATTTCGGCGACTACGAGGTCCCCGCCAGCCACCGCGCCGTCCTGGCGCTCTACACCATCATCTTCCTCCTGGGCGTGCTGGGCAACGCCGCCGTCATCTGGGTGAGCGGCTTCGAGCTGCGGCGCACGGTCAACGGCGTCTGGTTCCTCAACCTGGCGGTGGCCGACCTCCTCTGCTGCTTGGCCTTGCCCTTCCTGGCCCTCCCGCTGGCCCAGGACCACCACTGGCCCTTGGGGGGCTTCGCCTGCaagctcctgccctccctcacCATCCTCAACATGTTCGCCAGCGTCTTGCTCCTGATGGCCATCAGCGCCGACCGCTGCGCCCTGGTGATGCGGCCGGTCTGGTGCCAAAACCACCGGACCCTGGCGGTGGCCCGGGGGGCTTGCGTGGCCGCGTGGGTGCTGGccttcctcctcaccctccCCTCCTTCATCTTCCGCGATGCACGGCGGGACCCCATCTCCGACAAGACGACGTGCGTCTTGGAATACGCCGCGGTCGGGCGGCACCAGCGCCTCACCGAGCTCCTCATCGCCGTCTCCCGCTTCATCTTCGGCTTCCTCGTGCCCTTCGTGGTCATCTCCGTCTGCTacgggctgctgctggcccgcGTCCACAGCAAGCGCTTCACCCGCTCCAAGAAGGCCACCAGGCTCGTCCTGGTGGTCATCGTCAGCTTCTTCGCCTGCTGGCTGCCCTTCCACGTGGTGGGGCTCATCCTGGCCTCCGCCCCGTCCTACAGCGCCTTGTTCAAGAGCGCGGTGGCCGTGGACCCGGTGGCCACCGGGGTGGCCTACATCAACAGCTGCATCAACCCCGTCATCTACGTGGTGATGGGCCAGGACTTCAAGGACAAGTGCCAGCGCTCCTGGCGCGCCGTGCTGCGCGGCGTGATGAGCGAGGACCTCTCCGGCAGCACCCTGGGCGACAGCCGCGTCAAGACCAAGTCCACCGCGGACGACCAGAGCGTCAGCACCAACGTCTGA